Proteins from a single region of Bos indicus isolate NIAB-ARS_2022 breed Sahiwal x Tharparkar chromosome 6, NIAB-ARS_B.indTharparkar_mat_pri_1.0, whole genome shotgun sequence:
- the SMIM31 gene encoding LOW QUALITY PROTEIN: small integral membrane protein 31 (The sequence of the model RefSeq protein was modified relative to this genomic sequence to represent the inferred CDS: substituted 1 base at 1 genomic stop codon), with product MELPFTNLEMAFILLAFVIFSFFTLASIYTNPNERNEVXENKTKLQKKKKKKTTTVFLKIVISLY from the exons ATGGAACTTCCATTTACCAACCTGGAAATGGCATTCATTTTACTAGCTTTtgttatattttccttctttaccCTGGCTTCCATCTACACTAATCCCAATGAGAGGAATGAAG TTTAGGAGAATAAgacaaaattgcaaaaaaaaaaaaaaaaaaaaacaacaactgtgtTTCTTAAAATTGTGATATCTCTTTATTAG